In Metabacillus sp. FJAT-52054, the genomic stretch GCTTTTGGAAAAAACCATTTTAATGTCGAGAGTTTAATCTAATGAATTAGAAGTGCGGGGAACGTTCGCCAATTTTGGCAATCGTTATAGTGTAAGTAAATACGCTGTTTTAGGCCTTCCCTGACTTTTTGCCAAAAACGGCATAAAGTCTTCACCCTTAGTCAACTTTTTAGTGAATTTATGAAAAACTGTTTGGAGAGCGAAACGTTACAAATGGATGGGGTCGCGTTTCACGACGTCATCGAGTAAGGTTTTTCACTTTTTTGTGATAAACCGTATTATAGGACCTCGTGTATTGCGAGGTCCTTTGGAAAGGGGGTAGCGTTTTGCTACATCCTTTTATTATGTAAACTAACTCAGTTGTTTTCGTCTGATATATGTCATAAACCCTTTAAATACAGTGTTTTTTATAAACTTGATACATAATTATTGTTATGTTGTTAGTTGTCGAAAAGTATTTGTTTGCACTTATTGCGCGTTCATATGCAGTTATGGTATAGTTATGACAAGGAAAGAGAGGTGTAGATGATGCCGGAAGAGAAACTGATCGATATTAAGGAATTATGTGAAAGGATGGGGGTCAGCGAGCGGCAGATTTATAAGCTTCAGCAAGAGGGGCTCCCGAAAATCAAGATTTCACATAAAGTCACTCGCTATGATTGGGAAGACGTCGTGGCTTGGTTGAAGAAGAGATCGGAGGGTGAAGGGTGAATTTACATCACTTCAATAAGCAGTATGAACAGGTTATGCATTCTGGTGGCCCCAAAGATAAGGTAAATAGGGAGCTTGCTGATTTAATGAGCCAGATGGAGAAGGCATTTAAGATTCCTATGATGGCCAGTCCTAAATGGGAGAAGGAAAACAGGGCTGTTATCGCACTATACAGGAAAA encodes the following:
- a CDS encoding helix-turn-helix domain-containing protein, with translation MMPEEKLIDIKELCERMGVSERQIYKLQQEGLPKIKISHKVTRYDWEDVVAWLKKRSEGEG